The Macrobrachium nipponense isolate FS-2020 chromosome 1, ASM1510439v2, whole genome shotgun sequence genome includes a window with the following:
- the LOC135218858 gene encoding craniofacial development protein 2-like, translating into MGVMNCSSKGSKPQPEDSDDDEKDDFYEKLQEVVEQTPKHDIVVHVVLGDFNVKIGHEVDILGLTIGRHGAHEVSSENGIGLASFANSSGMVVGGAIFSHREIHQLTWNSLDGNTRNQIDHILIQHKSRGSLLDVCSLKGVDCDSDQHLGLQENCGDIEQIVVEAAEETIGYVKSTRNKHWFGGDCRRIIASERKRTKDRILAEQELSDTRRQFREKRRAATRINRRKKREALNKEPDDMAREKHKKWYNKGRL; encoded by the exons ATGGGCGTGATGAACTGCAGTTCAAAGGGCTCTAAACCCCAGCCAG AAGATAGCGATGATGATGAGAAAGATGATTTTTACGAAAAGCTCCAGGAGGTTGTAGAACAAACACCAAAGCATGACATAGTAGTACATGTAGTATTGGGTGACTTTAATGTTAAGATTGGGCATGAAGTAGATATATTGGGCCTAACAATTGGAAGACATGGTGCCCATGAGGTTAGTAGTGAGAATGGAATAGGACTTGCTTCATTTGCTAACTCCAGTGGGATGGTTGTAGGTGGCGCAATATTTTCCCATAGAGAAATTCACCAGCTCACATGGAATTCACTTGATGGAAATACAAGAAATCAAATTGATCACATACTTATACAACACAAATCCAGAGGTTCATTGCTTGACGTATGTAGCCTCAAAGGAGTTGATTGTGATTCTGACCAACACTTAGGACTCCAGGAAAATTGTGGAGACATAGAACAAATTGTTGTAGAAGCAGCCGAGGAAACCATTGGGTACGTGAAGAGCACACGTAACAAACATTGGTTTGGTGGTGACTGCAGAAGAATAATAGCGAGTGAAAGGAAACGAACAAAGGATAGAATTCTTGCAGAACAAGAATTATCAGACACCAGGAGACaattcagggagaaaagaagggcagcaacgagaataaacagaagaaagaagagagaagcgTTGAATAAGGAACCTGATGACATGGCGAGAGAGAAACATAAGAAATGGTACAATAAAGGAAGGCTATAG